CATGGCATTAACCAAAATCTTCTACATAATTGGAAACGCCAGTATCAGCGCACGCAGACTCAAGCTGACACATTACCTGGTGCTATAAACAGTCCTCATGATCCAAACCCGCACTTTATCCCAATCCATCTTGAACCTCAAGCAACTCATCTGTCCTCACCCTCCGTCATACAAAACATCAAACTGCAAATCAGAGCCCCAGGACCTGGGTCCATAAGCCTCACTATTGCCCAAATAGACACCCAAAGTTTGATTGACCTACTACGAGGCCTACAATGATACCCATCACTCACATCTGGCTATCCACCGCGCCCATGGACATGCGATGTGGCAGCGGCAAACTACTGGCGCACATCATCACCCAGCACCAAGGCATCCGCCCTCACTGTGCCTACCTGTTTTACAACAAAGCAGGCACACGCCTAAAAGTATTCATTCATGACGGACTTGGGGTTTGGCTTTGCAGCCGTCAGCTAGACGACAGCAAGTTTCATGGCTTAACCAAGCAGCTCACCCCCACTCAAACCGGCATCAGCATCAACCGTGAGCAATTTAATGCCTTAATCAGTGGATTGCCTTGGCGTAACATGGGCAAAGATACATTGACCCCCATCCTATAAATACCCGATGACAGGCAAATAAAACTCTGGCAACATAGCACCATGACTGTTGCCACTCTATCCGACTTATCGAAAGACCCCATTTACGCCGAGCTCCTGGTGAAAATCCACCTGCTTGAACAGCGTAATGAGCACCTGCAACAACAGATTGTTCAAACGAACACAAGCCACGATCAACTACAGCAGCTTTTTAACCAAGTGGTTGAAGAAAACCACAAGCTATATGAACAAGTGCTTGAACTCATCGAAAAACAAAAGCGGCTCATCCATCAACTGTATGGACAAAAGAGCGAAGGCTTAAGTGCCAAACAAACCCACTTAAATCAGGAAGCTGCGCAAGAAGATTTATCTGCACTAGAACAAATCCGAGATGACTACCGCAGCGACTTAACCCAAGATCAGCTTGCCAAGCTGCCTGCGATTGAACGTACTGAGGCAGAAACCCTCATTAATGAGGGTGAGCTTAAAGCCGCCAAAGAGATCACAGATGAGCTGCCAGCTTCAGCCACTGATCAGCCTAAAAAAGCAAAGCGTGCTAAATACACGGTTATTCCTGACAACCTTGAGGTGAAAACCTGGGTTCATGAACCACTCACCACCGTCTGTGACTGCGGCTGTCAAATGAAGCGAATTGGGGAGGATAAACAGGACAAACTTGGCATTATCCCTAAGCAGTTTTATATTGAGCGTCACATCTACCCAAAATGGGTATGCCGTGAGTGTGAGATCATTCATCAAGCGGCGGCACCCAAGCAAATCATTAACAAGAGCATCGCCACCCCTGAGCTGCTTGCTCACATTCTCATTAGTAAGTATGCAGACCATCAGCCTCTATATCGGCAGAATATTATCTATCAGCGAAGTGGGGTAACTATCCCCGATGCTACTATGGCAGACTGGGTAGGACGCTGCGGCGTTGCCCTTGAGCCTTTAGTCAGTCGCTTGCATGAACTATTACTGTCTGAGCCTATCTTACATGCCGATGAAACACCGGTGTCTATCATGAAAAACCCTGTGAAAGCCGG
The sequence above is a segment of the Psychrobacter fulvigenes genome. Coding sequences within it:
- the tnpA gene encoding IS66-like element accessory protein TnpA encodes the protein MTTQPPNKPKRRTYSAEFKELLVQEAESSGRSIASIAREHGINQNLLHNWKRQYQRTQTQADTLPGAINSPHDPNPHFIPIHLEPQATHLSSPSVIQNIKLQIRAPGPGSISLTIAQIDTQSLIDLLRGLQ
- the tnpB gene encoding IS66 family insertion sequence element accessory protein TnpB (TnpB, as the term is used for proteins encoded by IS66 family insertion elements, is considered an accessory protein, since TnpC, encoded by a neighboring gene, is a DDE family transposase.), which gives rise to MIPITHIWLSTAPMDMRCGSGKLLAHIITQHQGIRPHCAYLFYNKAGTRLKVFIHDGLGVWLCSRQLDDSKFHGLTKQLTPTQTGISINREQFNALISGLPWRNMGKDTLTPIL
- the tnpC gene encoding IS66 family transposase, which codes for MTVATLSDLSKDPIYAELLVKIHLLEQRNEHLQQQIVQTNTSHDQLQQLFNQVVEENHKLYEQVLELIEKQKRLIHQLYGQKSEGLSAKQTHLNQEAAQEDLSALEQIRDDYRSDLTQDQLAKLPAIERTEAETLINEGELKAAKEITDELPASATDQPKKAKRAKYTVIPDNLEVKTWVHEPLTTVCDCGCQMKRIGEDKQDKLGIIPKQFYIERHIYPKWVCRECEIIHQAAAPKQIINKSIATPELLAHILISKYADHQPLYRQNIIYQRSGVTIPDATMADWVGRCGVALEPLVSRLHELLLSEPILHADETPVSIMKNPVKAGSKSLKKGYIWAYLTPQHNSLKAVVYDFAQSRRNEHPKAFLDKWHGKLICDDYSGYKFLFHQGVSEIGCMAHARRKFHELHVTGQSVISIDALALFRQLYAVEREIDERFDKNTSLMPRDPQIVRKIRQEKAKPIADKLHQWLQEKRQLTTKNASITKAIDYCLKRWQALTCYLDDGRLPIDNNWAENQMRPWALGRKNWLFAGSLRSGQRAANIMSIIQSARLNGLDVSAYLTDVLRRLPIQDDLDELLPHLWMPSQ